Proteins encoded within one genomic window of Candidatus Brevundimonas colombiensis:
- the uvrA gene encoding excinuclease ABC subunit UvrA, translating into MTEKHNFIRVRGAREHNLKGVDLDIPREQLVVMTGLSGSGKSSLAFDTIYAEGQRRYVESLSAYARQFLELMGKPDVDLIEGLSPAISIEQKTTSKNPRSTVGTVTEIHDYMRLLWARVGIPYSPATGLPIESQTISQMVDKLTALPDGERILLLAPVVRGRKGEYKKEIAEWQRQGFQRLKIDGQFYPIDEAPTLDKKFKHDIDIVVDRIVTKPDQEGRYADSLQTALGLADGIANAEWASTNEGETAPRSILFSERFACPVSGFTISEIEPRLFSFNNPFGACPVCDGLGVKLAFDADLVIPDRDKTLHKGAVSPWARGPSPLYTQTLQSLSLHYGFSMDVAWRDLPAQAHKAILYGTGSEKIKFTYDDNARKYEVSKPFEGVLPNLERRWRETDSAWVREELGRYQSETPCDACHGKRLKPEALAVKVGGEDIADISVLSISKAYLWFSTIEENLTDKQAEIARRILKEICDRLRFLNNVGLDYLNLSRSSGTLSGGESQRIRLASQIGSGLTGVLYVLDEPSIGLHQRDNTRLLESLKGLRDLGNSVLVVEHDEEAILTADYVIDMGPAAGVHGGQVCAEGTPAQVMANPNSLTGKYLTGAREIEIPADGRRPINRKRMLKISGATGNNLKNVTGEIPVGVFTCITGVSGGGKSTFTIETLYKAAARRLNNASEAPAPFDRIEGLEHFDKVIDIDQSPIGRTPRSNPATYTGAFGPIRDWYAGLPESKARGYGPGRFSFNVKGGRCEACQGDGVIKIEMHFLPDVYVTCDVCKGKRYNRETLEIVFKGKSISDVLDMTVEEAATFFKAVPPIRDKMLTLERVGLGYVKVGQPATTLSGGEAQRVKLSKELSKRATGRTLYILDEPTTGLHFEDTRKLLEVLQELVEAGNTIVVIEHNLDVIKVADYLLDFGPEGGDGGGEIVAVGTPEQVADNTASWTGKYLKEVLDRHEERRKARVAALGGSDAKPARKKAKASA; encoded by the coding sequence ATGACCGAAAAGCACAACTTCATCCGCGTTCGCGGCGCCCGCGAGCACAATCTCAAAGGCGTGGACCTAGATATTCCGCGCGAGCAGCTGGTGGTGATGACCGGCCTGTCAGGCTCGGGCAAATCCTCGCTGGCGTTCGACACCATCTACGCCGAGGGCCAGCGCCGCTATGTCGAGAGCCTGTCGGCCTATGCGCGCCAGTTCCTGGAGCTGATGGGCAAGCCGGACGTGGACCTGATCGAGGGTCTGTCCCCCGCCATCTCGATCGAACAGAAGACCACCTCCAAGAACCCGCGCTCGACCGTCGGCACGGTGACAGAGATTCACGACTATATGCGCCTGTTGTGGGCGCGGGTGGGCATCCCCTATTCGCCCGCCACCGGCCTGCCGATCGAGAGCCAGACCATCAGCCAGATGGTCGACAAGCTGACCGCCCTGCCCGACGGCGAGCGCATCCTGCTGCTGGCCCCCGTCGTGCGCGGCAGGAAGGGCGAGTACAAGAAAGAGATCGCCGAGTGGCAGCGTCAGGGCTTCCAGCGCCTGAAGATCGACGGCCAGTTCTATCCCATCGACGAAGCCCCGACGCTGGACAAGAAGTTCAAACACGACATCGACATCGTCGTGGACCGGATCGTCACCAAGCCGGATCAGGAAGGCCGCTACGCCGACAGTCTTCAGACCGCGCTGGGTCTGGCCGACGGCATCGCCAATGCGGAATGGGCCTCGACGAACGAAGGCGAAACCGCGCCTCGCTCCATCCTGTTCTCGGAACGGTTTGCCTGCCCGGTGTCCGGCTTCACGATCTCCGAAATCGAGCCGCGTCTGTTCTCGTTCAACAACCCGTTCGGCGCCTGCCCGGTCTGTGACGGTCTGGGGGTCAAGCTGGCCTTCGACGCCGATCTGGTGATCCCCGACCGGGACAAGACCCTGCACAAGGGCGCCGTCTCGCCGTGGGCGCGCGGCCCCTCGCCCCTCTACACCCAGACGCTGCAGTCGCTCAGCCTGCACTACGGCTTCTCGATGGATGTCGCGTGGCGCGATCTTCCAGCCCAGGCGCACAAGGCGATCCTGTACGGAACCGGGTCCGAGAAGATCAAATTCACCTATGACGACAACGCCCGCAAATATGAGGTGTCCAAGCCGTTCGAGGGCGTCCTGCCGAACCTGGAACGCCGCTGGCGCGAGACAGACAGCGCCTGGGTGCGCGAGGAGCTGGGTCGCTATCAGTCCGAGACCCCGTGCGACGCCTGCCACGGCAAACGGCTGAAGCCCGAGGCTTTGGCGGTCAAGGTCGGCGGCGAGGACATCGCCGACATCTCCGTGCTGTCGATTTCCAAGGCCTACCTCTGGTTCTCGACCATCGAGGAGAATCTGACGGACAAACAGGCCGAGATCGCGCGCCGCATCCTTAAGGAAATCTGCGACCGGTTGCGGTTCCTGAACAATGTCGGGCTGGACTATCTGAACCTGTCGCGGTCGTCCGGCACCCTGTCGGGCGGCGAAAGCCAGCGCATCCGTCTGGCGTCGCAGATCGGTTCGGGCCTGACCGGCGTTCTGTACGTGCTGGACGAACCCTCCATCGGCCTGCACCAGCGCGACAACACCCGCCTGCTGGAAAGCCTGAAAGGCCTGCGCGACCTGGGCAATTCGGTTCTGGTGGTCGAACACGACGAAGAGGCCATCCTGACCGCAGACTATGTCATCGACATGGGACCGGCGGCGGGGGTTCATGGCGGCCAGGTCTGCGCCGAGGGCACGCCTGCCCAGGTCATGGCCAACCCCAACTCCCTGACCGGCAAATATCTGACCGGCGCGCGCGAGATCGAAATCCCCGCTGACGGCCGCCGCCCCATCAACCGCAAGCGGATGCTGAAGATCAGCGGCGCGACCGGCAACAACCTGAAAAATGTCACCGGCGAGATTCCGGTCGGCGTCTTCACCTGCATCACCGGGGTCTCGGGCGGGGGCAAGTCCACCTTCACCATCGAGACCCTGTACAAGGCCGCCGCGCGCCGCCTGAACAATGCGTCCGAGGCCCCCGCCCCCTTCGACCGGATCGAGGGGCTTGAGCATTTCGACAAGGTCATCGACATCGACCAGTCGCCCATCGGCCGTACCCCGCGCTCCAACCCCGCCACCTACACCGGCGCCTTTGGTCCGATCCGCGACTGGTATGCGGGCCTGCCGGAATCCAAGGCGCGCGGCTATGGCCCCGGCCGGTTCAGCTTCAATGTCAAGGGCGGGCGCTGCGAAGCGTGTCAGGGCGACGGCGTCATCAAGATCGAGATGCACTTCCTGCCCGACGTCTATGTCACCTGCGACGTCTGCAAGGGCAAACGCTACAATCGCGAGACGCTGGAGATCGTGTTCAAGGGCAAGTCCATCTCGGACGTGCTGGACATGACGGTCGAAGAGGCCGCCACCTTCTTCAAGGCCGTGCCGCCGATCCGCGACAAGATGCTGACGCTGGAGCGGGTGGGACTGGGCTACGTCAAGGTGGGCCAGCCCGCGACAACGCTTTCTGGCGGCGAGGCGCAGCGGGTCAAACTGTCCAAGGAGCTGTCGAAACGCGCCACGGGCCGCACCCTCTACATCCTCGACGAGCCGACCACCGGCCTGCATTTCGAGGACACGAGGAAGCTGCTTGAGGTGCTGCAGGAACTGGTCGAAGCGGGCAACACCATCGTGGTGATCGAGCACAATCTCGATGTCATCAAGGTCGCCGACTACCTGCTGGACTTCGGCCCCGAAGGCGGCGACGGCGGCGGAGAGATCGTCGCGGTCGGAACGCCCGAACAGGTCGCCGACAACACCGCCAGCTGGACCGGCAAATACCTAAAGGAGGTGCTGGACCGTCATGAGGAACGCCGCAAGGCCCGCGTCGCGGCTCTGGGCGGTTCAGACGCCAAACCCGCCCGCAAGAAGGCGAAGGCGTCAGCCTGA
- a CDS encoding ABC-type transport auxiliary lipoprotein family protein: MINRSVVRSGLRLAAGAAVLAALGGCALLSTPDPVQNYRFGLPMEAPSAIGDAPAPLTVSIRRIEFPQAAGDDRILGVTGLETAYIGGARWVSPASTLFDDSLKAAFANRADRIRVLGRREPGTPPLVLQVTVTTFEARYAAPGATPEVVVTARAQLRSTPERQAGGAAIRPEEGRSVERVFAVTQPASENRVSAIVAAFDTATRDINTQIADWTIQAGR, encoded by the coding sequence GTGATCAACCGTTCCGTCGTTCGTTCCGGCCTCCGCCTGGCGGCGGGCGCAGCCGTCCTGGCCGCGCTGGGCGGATGCGCGCTGCTGTCCACGCCGGATCCGGTGCAGAACTATCGCTTCGGCCTGCCGATGGAGGCGCCGTCCGCCATTGGCGACGCCCCCGCGCCCCTGACCGTCTCCATCCGCCGGATCGAGTTTCCTCAAGCGGCCGGCGATGATCGCATCCTGGGCGTGACGGGACTGGAGACGGCCTATATCGGCGGCGCGCGCTGGGTTTCGCCGGCCTCGACCCTGTTCGACGACAGCCTGAAGGCCGCCTTCGCCAATCGCGCAGACCGTATCCGCGTGCTGGGTCGGCGCGAGCCGGGCACGCCGCCGCTGGTGCTGCAGGTCACGGTGACGACGTTCGAGGCGCGTTACGCCGCGCCGGGCGCAACGCCGGAGGTCGTGGTCACGGCTCGCGCTCAACTGCGGTCCACGCCCGAGCGTCAGGCGGGCGGCGCGGCCATCCGGCCGGAGGAGGGGCGGTCTGTCGAGCGCGTCTTCGCCGTCACCCAGCCGGCCAGCGAGAACCGCGTCTCGGCCATCGTCGCCGCCTTCGACACCGCCACGCGCGACATCAACACCCAGATCGCGGACTGGACCATCCAGGCGGGGCGCTGA
- a CDS encoding MlaD family protein gives MERDAHYAAVGIATVCLLAALAVFTIWLARLQFNRDYDLYDIVFYGPVNGLSEGGEVHFNGIRVGEVTDLHIDTKRGDQVIARVRVDGTTPVRVTSRAQLEPQGITGLNYIQITAGSPNSALLRDQYPDHVVPVLQSQPSPIAELLSGSGTVLAQTVDALNRINRVMSDDNIRSFSTSVKNVEALTTELEARKAIFQQLEEAVTNANAAVKEYQGLAVDTRQIINTDGRQAIANINAATAEARTAIASANRSITGLERPVDDFAKSSLPQLTGTIEELQEATRSLQSLIDQVRASPRDFIGRPQSKELEVQP, from the coding sequence ATGGAACGAGACGCACATTACGCCGCCGTCGGGATCGCCACCGTCTGCCTTCTGGCGGCGTTGGCGGTGTTCACCATCTGGCTGGCCCGGCTACAGTTCAACCGCGATTACGACCTCTATGACATCGTTTTCTACGGGCCGGTGAACGGCCTGTCGGAAGGCGGCGAGGTGCATTTCAACGGCATTCGCGTCGGGGAAGTCACCGATCTGCACATCGACACCAAACGGGGCGATCAAGTCATCGCGCGCGTCCGCGTCGACGGCACCACCCCGGTCCGCGTGACATCGCGCGCCCAGTTGGAGCCGCAGGGGATCACGGGGCTGAACTACATCCAGATCACGGCCGGTTCGCCGAACAGCGCCCTGCTTCGGGATCAATACCCCGATCATGTCGTGCCGGTGCTGCAAAGCCAGCCGTCGCCCATCGCCGAACTGCTCAGCGGATCGGGCACCGTGCTGGCGCAGACGGTGGACGCCTTGAACCGCATCAACCGTGTCATGTCCGACGACAATATCCGCAGCTTCTCGACCAGCGTGAAGAACGTCGAGGCGCTGACGACCGAGCTTGAGGCCCGCAAGGCCATCTTCCAGCAGCTCGAAGAGGCGGTGACCAACGCCAACGCCGCCGTGAAGGAATATCAGGGCCTGGCCGTCGATACGCGTCAGATCATCAATACCGACGGCCGCCAGGCCATCGCCAACATCAATGCGGCCACGGCGGAGGCGCGCACGGCCATTGCCTCGGCCAACCGCTCGATCACCGGCCTGGAGCGGCCGGTCGACGACTTCGCGAAGTCCAGCCTGCCGCAGCTGACCGGCACGATCGAGGAGCTGCAGGAGGCGACCCGGTCGCTGCAGTCCCTGATCGATCAGGTCCGCGCCAGCCCGCGCGACTTCATCGGGCGTCCCCAATCCAAAGAGCTGGAGGTTCAGCCGTGA
- a CDS encoding ABC transporter ATP-binding protein produces MTAPTAARSDSENLIEVRGLLSRFGERTIHENLDIDLKRGEVMGVVGGSGAGKTVLLNTIIGLKEPEGGSVKVLGYDRATLTDAQAADIERRTGILFQQGALFSSLSVLENVASPLVEHTKLPKSVIYELAELKIAMVGLKPEHHYLKPAELSGGMKKRAGLARALALDPELVFLDEPTAGLDPIGAAAFDDLIRQLADDLGLSVFMITHDLDTLYAICDKVAVLADKRVVEKATVQELEHSDHPWIKEYFLGPRGRAATKTAA; encoded by the coding sequence ATGACCGCGCCGACGGCCGCCAGGTCTGATTCGGAAAATCTGATCGAGGTGCGCGGCCTGCTGAGCCGGTTCGGCGAGCGCACGATCCATGAGAATCTGGACATCGACCTGAAACGCGGCGAGGTCATGGGCGTCGTCGGCGGGTCCGGGGCCGGCAAGACGGTGCTGTTGAACACCATCATCGGCCTGAAGGAGCCCGAGGGCGGATCGGTCAAGGTGCTGGGCTATGACCGGGCGACGCTGACCGACGCGCAGGCCGCTGACATCGAACGCCGAACCGGCATCCTGTTCCAGCAGGGCGCGCTGTTCTCGTCATTGAGCGTGCTGGAGAACGTCGCCTCGCCCCTGGTCGAACACACCAAACTGCCCAAGTCGGTGATCTACGAACTGGCCGAGCTGAAGATCGCCATGGTCGGCCTGAAGCCCGAGCATCATTATCTGAAACCGGCCGAGCTGTCGGGCGGCATGAAGAAGCGCGCCGGCCTGGCCCGCGCCCTGGCGCTGGATCCGGAACTGGTGTTTCTCGACGAGCCGACGGCGGGTCTGGACCCCATCGGCGCCGCGGCCTTCGATGATCTGATCCGTCAGTTAGCGGACGATCTGGGCCTGTCGGTGTTCATGATCACCCACGATCTCGATACCCTTTACGCCATCTGCGACAAGGTCGCGGTCCTGGCGGACAAGCGGGTGGTCGAAAAGGCCACGGTGCAGGAGTTGGAGCACTCCGATCACCCGTGGATCAAAGAATATTTCCTGGGGCCGCGCGGTCGCGCCGCCACCAAGACCGCGGCCTGA
- a CDS encoding ABC transporter permease, whose product MNQAQYEIVEAEGAARLRLTGDWTTTALGRLPTELSRDLEGREIASIDTSDLGRFDTAGALALVQASSGRLSKSQWKDRPEAGRIYHMVELLERKTAPAPKRPSAFVRTFAKIGRGVYDFGGEAMLSLSFLGRLMAAVVDSLRRPGGIRWPAWVSQAERAGLDAIPIVMITNFFIGAVVAFIGVDLLTDFGAQVFAVQLIGVAMFREFAVVIASVLLAGRSSSAFAAEIGSMRMNQEVDAMQVMGVNPFQALVVPRVAALVLMLPLLTFMGMIGGLLGGLVVCWSSLNLGPSFFFQRLVEDGSMAQHMMVGLVKAPVFALVIAAIGCRQGMSVAGDVESLGRRVTAAVVQAIFAIILLDAVFALIFLELNI is encoded by the coding sequence ATGAACCAGGCGCAGTACGAGATTGTGGAGGCGGAAGGCGCGGCGCGACTGCGTCTGACCGGCGACTGGACCACGACTGCGCTCGGCCGCTTGCCGACCGAGCTGAGCCGTGACCTTGAAGGGCGCGAGATCGCCAGCATCGACACCTCCGATCTGGGTCGGTTCGACACCGCCGGCGCCTTGGCGCTGGTTCAGGCGTCCAGCGGCCGTCTGTCAAAGAGTCAGTGGAAGGACCGCCCCGAAGCCGGCCGCATCTATCACATGGTCGAGCTGCTGGAGCGCAAGACCGCTCCTGCTCCGAAACGCCCCAGCGCCTTTGTGCGAACCTTCGCCAAGATCGGTCGCGGGGTCTATGACTTCGGCGGCGAGGCTATGCTGTCGCTGTCGTTCCTGGGTCGGTTGATGGCCGCCGTGGTCGATTCCTTGCGGCGCCCGGGCGGCATCCGTTGGCCCGCCTGGGTCAGCCAGGCCGAGCGCGCCGGTCTGGACGCCATTCCCATCGTCATGATCACCAACTTCTTTATCGGGGCGGTGGTCGCCTTCATCGGCGTCGACCTGCTGACCGACTTCGGCGCCCAGGTCTTTGCGGTGCAGTTGATCGGCGTGGCCATGTTTCGCGAGTTCGCGGTGGTGATCGCTTCGGTCCTTCTGGCCGGCCGATCCTCATCCGCCTTCGCGGCCGAGATCGGCTCCATGCGGATGAACCAGGAGGTCGACGCCATGCAGGTGATGGGCGTCAATCCGTTCCAGGCTCTGGTCGTGCCCCGCGTCGCGGCCCTGGTGCTGATGCTGCCGCTGTTGACCTTCATGGGCATGATCGGCGGCCTTCTGGGCGGTCTGGTTGTGTGCTGGAGCTCGCTGAACCTCGGGCCTTCCTTTTTCTTCCAGCGTCTGGTCGAAGACGGCAGCATGGCCCAGCACATGATGGTGGGTCTGGTGAAGGCGCCGGTTTTCGCCCTGGTCATCGCCGCCATCGGCTGTCGCCAGGGAATGTCAGTGGCCGGTGATGTGGAAAGCTTGGGTCGGCGGGTGACGGCGGCGGTGGTTCAGGCCATTTTCGCCATCATCCTGCTGGACGCCGTGTTCGCCCTGATCTTCCTGGAGCTGAACATATGA
- a CDS encoding UdgX family uracil-DNA binding protein (This protein belongs to the uracil DNA glycosylase superfamily, members of which act in excision repair of DNA. However, it belongs more specifically to UdgX branch, whose founding member was found to bind uracil in DNA (where it does not belong), without cleaving it, appears to promote DNA repair by a pathway involving RecA, rather than base excision.), whose protein sequence is MPVATLDGETDFDGWRKAARALRLAGVEPAAARFMVAGGASSAQGGLFDMAPSPQSCKSADERSGKEFSVPAAFVELAQNIILHRSEDRFDLMYRLLWRLRDEPDLIRVISDRDVADAMERAKNVSRASHKMKAFVRFRQVHDDRGEAWAAWFEPPHRVLEKTAPFFQRRFTTMRWSILTPDGSAVWDGERLRFGPPATRDMAPAEDEIEDFWKTYYASTFNPARLKVKTMQGEMAKTYWKNLPEAALIPELVAASSVRTDAMVATPAPSPNARFARALAPDLHAARPDAEAVPDTLPEVEEGVQACRRCPLHRDATQGVCGEGPKSARLMIVGEQPGDQEDLAGRPFVGPAGEVLDIALEEAGIDRSDVYVTNAVKHFKHEPRGKRRLHKTPNAGEVQACRWWLDAERRLIKPKVILALGATAGLAVLGRKPAVMSERGAPLALPDGAIAMLTVHPSYLLRLPDAAAKAQARRLFIDDLVAVRARMD, encoded by the coding sequence ATGCCCGTGGCGACCCTGGATGGCGAAACGGACTTCGACGGCTGGCGCAAGGCCGCGCGGGCCCTTCGCCTTGCGGGGGTCGAGCCGGCGGCGGCGCGATTCATGGTGGCGGGAGGAGCATCATCTGCTCAGGGCGGCTTGTTCGACATGGCCCCATCCCCTCAATCCTGTAAAAGCGCGGATGAGCGGAGCGGGAAGGAGTTTTCCGTGCCCGCCGCTTTCGTCGAACTGGCGCAGAACATTATCCTGCACCGCTCCGAGGATCGGTTCGATCTGATGTATCGGCTGCTCTGGCGGCTGCGGGATGAGCCGGATTTGATCCGCGTGATCTCCGACCGCGATGTGGCCGATGCGATGGAGCGGGCCAAGAACGTCAGCCGCGCCTCGCATAAGATGAAGGCCTTCGTGCGCTTTCGTCAGGTTCATGATGATCGGGGCGAGGCCTGGGCGGCCTGGTTCGAGCCGCCGCACCGGGTGTTGGAGAAGACCGCACCCTTTTTTCAGCGACGGTTCACCACCATGCGCTGGTCGATCCTGACGCCGGACGGCTCGGCCGTCTGGGATGGCGAACGCTTGCGGTTCGGTCCGCCCGCGACGCGCGACATGGCGCCGGCCGAGGACGAGATCGAAGACTTCTGGAAGACCTATTACGCCTCGACCTTCAATCCGGCTCGGCTGAAGGTAAAGACGATGCAGGGGGAAATGGCCAAGACCTATTGGAAGAACCTGCCGGAGGCCGCGCTGATCCCGGAACTGGTCGCCGCCTCTTCGGTTCGAACCGACGCCATGGTCGCCACGCCCGCCCCGTCGCCCAATGCGCGTTTCGCCCGCGCCCTGGCGCCCGATCTGCACGCCGCGCGGCCGGACGCAGAGGCGGTTCCCGACACTCTGCCCGAGGTGGAAGAAGGGGTTCAGGCCTGCCGGCGCTGTCCGCTGCATCGCGATGCGACGCAAGGGGTCTGCGGGGAGGGCCCCAAATCGGCGCGTCTGATGATAGTCGGTGAACAGCCGGGGGATCAGGAGGATCTGGCGGGCCGCCCCTTCGTCGGACCGGCGGGCGAGGTGCTGGACATCGCTCTGGAAGAAGCCGGGATCGACCGATCCGACGTCTATGTCACCAACGCCGTCAAACACTTCAAGCACGAACCGCGCGGCAAGCGCCGTCTGCACAAGACCCCCAACGCCGGCGAGGTCCAGGCCTGCCGCTGGTGGCTGGACGCCGAGCGGCGACTGATCAAGCCGAAGGTCATTCTGGCGCTGGGGGCTACGGCCGGGCTTGCGGTCTTGGGACGAAAGCCGGCGGTGATGAGCGAACGCGGCGCGCCCCTGGCGTTGCCGGACGGCGCAATCGCCATGCTGACGGTGCACCCGTCCTATCTGCTTCGCCTGCCCGATGCGGCGGCGAAGGCTCAGGCGCGCCGGCTGTTCATCGACGATCTGGTCGCCGTCCGCGCGCGTATGGATTGA
- a CDS encoding putative DNA modification/repair radical SAM protein: protein MARLDLRRKLAVLSDAAKYDASCSSSGTAKRNSVGGKGIGSTEGMGICHAYTPDGRCISLLKILLTNFCIYDCAYCINRASSNVERARFDVDEVVDLTLNFYKRNYIEGLFLSSGVIRNSDYTMEQLVLVAKTLREVHDFRGYIHLKLIPEADPRLVEMAGLYADRLSANIELPRDEALARLAPQKDVGVIKKAMGQVRLGVEAAKPSKRDKIKPPKFAPGGQSTQLIIGADGAPDTEILDRSASLYGGYGLRRVYYSAFSPIPDSSAILPLSRPPLMREHRLYQADWLMRFYGFSAPEIGEGATGGMLDLAVDPKLAWALNKRDQFPVDVNRAPREMLLRVPGLGVKAVDRIVSVRRYRTLRLEDIGRLTRSVAKVRPFITALDWTPGALTDAADLKASVTTRTPEQLSLF, encoded by the coding sequence ATGGCGCGTCTCGATCTTCGTCGAAAACTGGCGGTTCTGTCTGATGCGGCGAAATATGACGCCTCATGCTCGTCGTCCGGCACCGCCAAGCGGAACTCGGTCGGCGGCAAGGGGATCGGTTCGACCGAAGGCATGGGAATCTGTCACGCCTATACCCCGGACGGGCGGTGCATCAGCCTGCTGAAAATCCTGCTGACCAACTTCTGCATCTACGACTGCGCCTATTGCATCAATCGCGCATCGTCGAACGTGGAGCGGGCGCGGTTCGACGTGGACGAAGTGGTCGATCTGACGCTGAATTTCTACAAGCGGAACTATATCGAAGGCCTGTTCCTGTCGTCGGGGGTCATACGCAACAGCGACTATACTATGGAACAACTGGTCCTGGTGGCCAAGACCTTGCGCGAAGTCCACGATTTCCGGGGCTACATCCACCTGAAACTGATCCCGGAGGCCGACCCGCGTCTGGTCGAGATGGCGGGCCTTTATGCGGACCGGCTGTCGGCCAATATCGAACTGCCGCGCGACGAGGCGCTGGCCCGGTTGGCGCCGCAAAAAGACGTGGGGGTCATAAAGAAGGCGATGGGGCAGGTGCGTCTGGGCGTCGAGGCGGCCAAGCCCAGCAAGCGCGACAAGATCAAGCCGCCCAAATTCGCCCCGGGCGGCCAGAGCACCCAGTTGATCATCGGCGCGGACGGGGCGCCCGATACGGAAATCCTGGATCGCAGCGCCTCGCTCTATGGCGGTTACGGCCTGCGCCGGGTCTATTATTCCGCCTTCAGCCCCATCCCCGATTCCAGCGCGATCCTGCCGTTGTCCAGGCCCCCGCTGATGCGTGAGCATCGCTTGTATCAGGCCGACTGGCTGATGCGATTCTACGGCTTTTCGGCCCCTGAGATCGGGGAAGGGGCGACGGGGGGCATGCTTGACCTGGCCGTCGATCCCAAACTGGCCTGGGCATTGAACAAGCGCGACCAGTTCCCCGTCGATGTGAACCGCGCTCCGCGCGAGATGCTGTTGCGCGTGCCGGGGTTGGGGGTGAAGGCGGTGGACCGGATCGTGTCGGTCAGACGCTATCGGACGCTGCGGCTGGAGGACATCGGGCGGCTGACGCGCTCGGTGGCCAAGGTTCGTCCCTTCATCACGGCACTGGACTGGACGCCGGGGGCCTTGACGGACGCCGCCGATCTGAAGGCGAGCGTGACGACGCGGACGCCCGAACAACTGAGCCTGTTCTGA
- a CDS encoding flagellin, protein MNRVSTNGSFQSALLSLMTAQSRAQQAQERIDSEKIATDMAGYGRGAEQLTSLTSTQARLEGFINTGKTVAARLSAQDLALTRIYEGGTAAREAIATGLAAGNITNLMTELGLQYQTVQGGLNAEHQGSYLFAGGQGNVAPATAATMADLAAAPSTASTFANDTLKQKSRIDEKTTVETGFLASEIGGPLTQVFRNIQAFQNGTPVTVNGVTYTPTAAGTLTGQPSTDVAAFLKAQLAELDKANVGLTDQTAKNGLMQNHVDAALDSQQSQKTVLKKMMQDKSGYDSAQAITDLRQAQVAIEASAQVINTLKNTSLLNLLR, encoded by the coding sequence ATGAACCGCGTCTCAACCAACGGAAGCTTTCAGTCGGCCCTGCTCAGCCTGATGACCGCGCAAAGCCGGGCCCAGCAGGCGCAGGAGCGGATCGACAGCGAGAAGATCGCCACCGACATGGCCGGCTATGGTCGCGGCGCCGAACAACTGACCAGCCTGACCTCGACCCAGGCGCGGCTTGAAGGGTTCATCAACACCGGAAAGACCGTCGCGGCGCGTTTGAGCGCGCAGGATCTGGCCCTGACCCGCATCTATGAAGGCGGAACGGCCGCGCGCGAGGCCATCGCCACCGGCCTAGCGGCGGGCAATATCACCAATCTGATGACCGAACTGGGTCTGCAGTATCAGACTGTTCAGGGCGGGCTGAACGCCGAACACCAAGGATCGTATCTGTTCGCGGGCGGGCAGGGGAATGTCGCCCCTGCAACGGCCGCGACCATGGCCGATCTGGCTGCGGCGCCTTCGACCGCCTCGACCTTCGCCAACGACACGTTGAAGCAGAAGTCGCGCATCGATGAAAAAACCACCGTCGAGACCGGCTTTCTGGCCAGCGAGATCGGGGGCCCGCTGACCCAGGTGTTCCGCAATATTCAGGCCTTCCAGAACGGGACGCCCGTGACGGTCAATGGCGTGACCTATACGCCGACCGCCGCCGGAACCCTGACCGGCCAGCCCAGTACCGATGTCGCCGCCTTCCTGAAGGCGCAACTGGCTGAGTTGGACAAAGCCAACGTCGGTCTGACAGACCAGACGGCTAAGAACGGATTGATGCAGAACCATGTCGATGCCGCGCTGGACTCCCAGCAGAGCCAGAAGACGGTCCTGAAAAAGATGATGCAGGATAAGTCAGGGTACGACTCGGCGCAGGCCATCACCGACCTGAGACAGGCCCAGGTGGCGATCGAGGCCTCGGCCCAGGTGATCAACACCCTGAAGAATACGTCGCTGCTCAACCTGCTGCGCTGA